In Streptomyces sp. DG2A-72, one genomic interval encodes:
- a CDS encoding transglycosylase SLT domain-containing protein, whose translation MVPSDQFQCFSNIVDHESGWNYKAVNPSSGAYGLVQAYPGSKMSSAGADWQTNPATQIKWGLNYMNDRYGSPCDAWLFWQANGSY comes from the coding sequence ATGGTGCCCAGCGATCAGTTCCAGTGCTTCAGCAACATCGTGGACCACGAGTCCGGCTGGAATTACAAGGCGGTCAACCCCTCTTCCGGGGCCTACGGTCTCGTACAGGCCTATCCCGGCTCCAAGATGTCGTCTGCCGGAGCCGACTGGCAGACCAATCCGGCCACGCAGATCAAGTGGGGCCTGAACTACATGAACGACCGCTATGGCAGTCCATGCGACGCTTGGCTGTTCTGGCAGGCCAACGGCTCCTACTGA